The genomic region ATATAGGATAAAAAAACGAGTCAAGGGGATTCCTTTGACTCGTTTTTTTATATGGTTAAATCTTCCTCAAAACTGTAAAATCTATGTAAATACAATAAAATCTTTATTAAGTTTATTGGCTTATTTTAAGGGCATAAGTATAATAAAGATGTAATATATTTTAGTAATTGGGATAATTAAGTTCATTTTTATAAAGGAGAGATATGAATATGACAATAGAGGAAAAATATAGTAAAATAAAAGAACTTCAGAAAAAAATTGATATAGAGCATGAAAAAGGGAACTACTGCGATAACAATGTTATTGATATGATTGTTGAATGTGCTAATTTAATTGCTGAACTAGAAAATAGCTGGGCATGTTAAGAATAATATTTATATAGTGTCAAAAGTTTAGAATAAATTTTAACTTTCCAAATATTGAAAATCTTTTATATCTACAGTATACTTATATTAAGTAGCCTATTAACTCTGTCAAACATGCTAGCCGGCATTTATTTGAGTTAGTAGGCTTTTTTCATTTGGTGCTCTTGTATATAACAAAGTCTTCACCTAGTTCCCTTAATGACATGTTTTTCTCTTTTCTTAACCTTCTTATTTTTTCACCTATTATTAATAACTCCATGTTCATCTCTCCGTTCAATTTGTGTTTATATTATTTGATTTACTGTTAACTTTATTGTAATTCAGTTTCTAATATTTGTAAATAGTGTTTATATAGTACATTTGTACCATTGTTTTTGTATAGTGTTATTATATGCATAGTCTACAGATTAATGGAGAACTATAAAACAAAATACTTTGATAGGTCTAGAAATACAAGATAAATTAACTAATGAAAAGAATGAAGATTATCAGCTGTTTTTAAGTTACCAACCTTAATCATTTCTCTTAAAACTTCTCTTGGTAATGTTGACATAGAAAAACTCCTTTCTGGTTTTGATTTCTAATGTTAATTATTGCCAGAAAGGAGTTTTGTTTTTTACTTAAGCACAGATTTTTTACACTACCTTCTAAAATTAAAAATTGGCTAAACTATCTCATATTTATATATACAAGGGTAAATAGTATTAAAATAACCAAATTTGTAACGATTTTCATCAACTTTTTATTTTGCGATAATAGTTCAGTAAAAATTCCAAATATAGAAGTAACCATTACTGCTATAAGCATATAAACTAAATTCTCTTGATTAATAAGAGTCATAACTCCTGTAATCATCAATACCACATATAATATATATCTTATTAGACTTACATAATTACTATCATCTTTGTTCATTTTTATTCATTCCAATCCCCTTGCTGTATACCACTTTTCTCAACTTCTGAAATTAATTCTCCATCATAAGTTACATATGTTTTAGTATATACTTCATATTCATAATTTGTTTCATCTGTCCATCTGAACCAGTTCTCCCCTGTATACACAGCGTCATCTTCTAAGTCCGAAACAGATAACCAAACAGTTGCTCCAGCTATCTGAAAGAAGGCTCCTGTTGCTGAAACTCCCCATCCAATTAGAGGAACCTTTTTAGCAAAAAATCCAATACCACTTGATAGTGTACCTAATGCCATAAGAGTATTAGCATCATGTTTAATATCATCTACAGATTTTGTATAAGTAGCTATGCATTCAAACGGATTAGAAGAACTTGTAGATTGTATCATTGTAAATTCTTCTTTTGGCATTTCAGAATCTTTGCCATTCTTCTTTGCAACTATATACTGGTATTTTTCATTTATTAATTTTTTCATTATAGTTTTTTCTTCCTCAGAAATATTACTTTTTTCCACATTTTCTAATGCATTTTTATATTTTATATAGTCACTATCTCCTTTCTCACTAATAGCAAATGATGGTACAGTAATAACAAATATCATCATAGTAACTAAAAACATTGAAATTAATCTTTTTATTTTATTTCCCCCTTATAACTTTACGTAGTGTCAAAAGTTTAGAGTAATTTTTAACACCCAAATATTGAAAATCTTTTATATCTACAGTATACTTATATTAAGTAGCCTATTAACTCTGTCAAACATGCTAGCCGGCATTTATTTGAGTTAGTAGGCTTTTTTCATTTGGTGCTCTTGGATATAACATAATCTCACCCTTCATAAATTAAGAGTGAATTTTATACTTTTTTGGAACATTTTCTGAGTTAATCTAATCTTTATTAGGTGAAGGTTGCTTATACATTAAAGTTTGTACAATGGCTACTACATAAGCAGATATCTTAACCCTTAATGTATACTTATTAACTTATGTTTATATTATTTTATTTACTGTTAACTTTATCGTAACTTACTTTCTGTTATTTGTAAATAATGTTTATATAGTACATTTGTACCATTTATTATTATAAGCAATACTAACACCAGTAAAACAACATAATTCCTGATTCTATTTTATCAGAAGCTAAGTGTTATTAGAAACACTTCAATTACCAGCAAAGATATATAGGATCGTTGGAACCGTAACCTGGATGTATAACCAATGATACAGTATATCAACCACATTCTAAAAACATTAATCGCTATGACTCCATCCTTTATATTTAACAAAAGCGCAACGCTGATGCAAATACTTCCCAATAATATTCCAAATTTAAGTATATCACCAATGCGAAACAATATATCTTTAAATTTTGTACGTCTAGAAAAATACATTTTACCATCTATAGATATTCCCTTACCTGCAATAATAT from Caldisalinibacter kiritimatiensis harbors:
- a CDS encoding XRE family transcriptional regulator gives rise to the protein MELLIIGEKIRRLRKEKNMSLRELGEDFVIYKSTK